From the Maioricimonas rarisocia genome, one window contains:
- a CDS encoding zinc-binding metallopeptidase family protein: MGESVPAVPEWPTVAPPGRRDEWLENIAGLPAALQPLREEILANLVLLGQIPAPTGDESERVRFLLDRFVECGLPEAGEDEAGNAVGLLPGESGQRTIVVVSHLDTIVPRTVDHNVTVQQDLISGPGVSDNSLGAAVVSMLPVCLQKLGIRLESNLKLLGTVQSLERGNHAGLKFHLDHTTIPAQFAICVEGVLLGRLNFFSIGTIRGDITCDVRPEASRSFGSESAVVVLNQIINRMLKIEVPTRPFTRISIGKVRAGLSYDVEPDHAELGFEVNSHDDAMIERVQQELEDIVSEMAARHAVDARLDCFFQRRAGGIPFSHPLVKQALMVMEQLGIAPDQGHSPSELSEFIARGIPALTLGISTGEKHRKKPDHVMIEPILRGVAQLIGVLLAIDKGTCDEP, translated from the coding sequence ATGGGTGAATCGGTTCCTGCAGTACCGGAATGGCCGACGGTGGCCCCGCCGGGTCGCCGCGACGAGTGGCTCGAGAACATTGCCGGACTGCCGGCGGCCCTGCAGCCGCTTCGCGAAGAGATTCTGGCAAACCTTGTGCTGCTGGGGCAGATCCCCGCCCCGACGGGAGACGAATCGGAGCGGGTGCGGTTCCTGCTCGACCGCTTCGTCGAGTGCGGCCTGCCGGAAGCGGGGGAAGACGAGGCCGGCAACGCGGTCGGTCTGCTGCCGGGGGAATCGGGGCAGCGCACGATCGTGGTGGTTTCCCACCTGGACACGATCGTTCCCCGCACGGTCGATCATAACGTCACCGTCCAGCAGGATCTGATTTCCGGCCCCGGCGTGAGCGACAACTCGCTGGGTGCCGCGGTCGTCTCCATGCTGCCGGTCTGCCTGCAGAAGCTGGGGATTCGCCTGGAGTCGAATCTCAAGCTGCTCGGCACGGTGCAGTCACTCGAACGGGGCAACCACGCGGGGCTGAAGTTCCACCTGGATCACACGACGATTCCGGCCCAGTTCGCGATCTGCGTGGAGGGGGTTCTGCTGGGGCGGCTGAACTTCTTCTCGATCGGTACGATTCGCGGCGACATCACCTGCGACGTGCGACCGGAAGCCTCGCGCAGTTTCGGGTCCGAGAGTGCCGTGGTCGTCCTCAACCAGATCATCAACAGGATGCTGAAGATCGAGGTACCGACGCGGCCGTTTACGCGGATCAGTATTGGCAAGGTTCGAGCGGGGCTGAGTTACGACGTCGAGCCGGATCATGCCGAACTCGGCTTCGAAGTGAACAGTCACGACGACGCGATGATCGAGCGGGTGCAGCAGGAGCTGGAAGACATCGTCAGCGAGATGGCGGCCCGACATGCCGTCGACGCGCGGCTGGACTGCTTTTTTCAGCGGCGGGCGGGGGGAATTCCGTTCTCCCATCCGCTGGTCAAGCAGGCTCTGATGGTCATGGAACAACTCGGGATTGCGCCGGACCAGGGACACAGCCCGTCGGAACTCTCAGAGTTCATCGCCCGCGGCATTCCGGCCCTGACGCTGGGCATCTCGACTGGAGAGAAACATCGCAAGAAGCCGGACCACGTGATGATCGAACCGATCCTGCGGGGCGTGGCCCAGCTCATCGGCGTTCTGCTCGCCATCGACAAGGGAACCTGTGATGAACCGTGA
- a CDS encoding sulfatase-like hydrolase/transferase: MTRSLRMALAAVIPLCLSLLVAADASADDKRPNFLFIIVDDQSPLDLQVYRADSVLETPNINRLAAEGIALDGAHQMGAWSGAVCTPSRHMVMSGRTVWHIPDRGRTSRSPHEGNADLVPPDLAEYTMAAVFNRAGYDTMRTCKRGNSYDAANRKFTVVRDATKRGGTDETGSAWHAEQVLDYLGEREASNDDDPFLIYFGFSHPHDTRDGKPELLARYGAVNHTDRNSLPPANVKQPPLPINWLPEHPFHHGHPKLRDEVAVKGVWDRRDEQTIRNELGREFACSENIDIQIGRVLDRLETMGELENTYIFYTSDHGMAIGRHGLQGKQNLYEHTFKVPFIVKGPGIAAGTRAEGNIYLLDVLPTLCDLASIPAPQTVEGTSFRPVLEGQQETIRDTLYGVYCGGTKPGMRCVKQGDWKLIKYDVLDGKVQETQLFNLAENPHEFLPDHNRDNPMETNLADDPRFAEKRRELEALLLAEMKRLDDPFRLWDQPQD, translated from the coding sequence ATGACCCGCTCGCTCCGCATGGCGCTGGCCGCTGTGATCCCGCTCTGTCTGTCGCTGCTCGTCGCGGCCGATGCTTCTGCCGACGACAAGCGGCCCAACTTCCTCTTCATCATCGTCGACGACCAGTCGCCGCTCGACCTGCAGGTCTACCGGGCCGATTCCGTCCTCGAAACGCCCAACATCAACCGACTCGCTGCCGAAGGAATTGCCCTGGACGGAGCCCATCAGATGGGAGCGTGGTCCGGTGCCGTCTGCACGCCGTCACGCCACATGGTGATGAGCGGCCGGACCGTCTGGCACATTCCCGATCGCGGTCGCACCAGCCGCAGCCCTCACGAAGGGAATGCCGACCTCGTCCCGCCCGATCTCGCCGAGTACACGATGGCAGCCGTCTTCAACCGGGCCGGCTACGACACGATGCGGACCTGCAAACGGGGCAACAGCTACGATGCCGCCAACAGGAAGTTCACGGTCGTTCGCGATGCCACGAAGCGGGGCGGCACCGACGAGACCGGCAGCGCCTGGCATGCCGAGCAGGTCCTCGACTATCTCGGCGAGCGCGAAGCGTCCAACGACGACGATCCGTTCCTGATCTACTTCGGCTTCTCGCATCCGCACGATACACGGGACGGCAAGCCGGAACTGCTCGCCAGGTACGGGGCCGTCAATCACACCGACCGGAACTCGCTCCCCCCGGCCAACGTCAAGCAGCCACCGCTTCCCATCAACTGGCTGCCGGAGCACCCCTTCCACCACGGCCATCCGAAGCTGCGTGACGAAGTGGCCGTCAAGGGGGTGTGGGATCGTCGTGACGAGCAGACCATCCGCAACGAACTGGGTCGCGAGTTCGCCTGCAGCGAGAACATCGACATCCAGATCGGCCGCGTCCTCGACAGGCTCGAAACGATGGGCGAACTGGAGAACACCTACATCTTCTACACCTCCGACCACGGCATGGCGATCGGCCGCCACGGACTGCAGGGCAAACAGAACCTGTACGAGCACACCTTCAAGGTGCCGTTCATCGTGAAGGGGCCCGGCATCGCGGCCGGCACCCGGGCGGAGGGAAACATCTACCTCCTCGACGTCCTGCCGACGCTGTGTGACCTCGCATCAATCCCCGCGCCGCAAACGGTCGAAGGGACCAGCTTCCGCCCGGTCCTGGAAGGACAGCAGGAGACGATTCGCGACACGCTGTACGGCGTCTACTGCGGCGGCACCAAGCCGGGCATGCGGTGCGTCAAGCAGGGAGACTGGAAGCTCATCAAGTATGACGTACTGGACGGCAAGGTGCAGGAGACGCAGCTGTTCAACCTGGCCGAGAACCCGCACGAGTTCCTGCCCGACCACAACCGCGACAATCCGATGGAAACGAACCTGGCCGACGATCCCCGCTTTGCTGAAAAACGGCGTGAACTCGAAGCTCTGCTGCTGGCCGAGATGAAGCGGCTGGATGATCCGTTCCGCCTGTGGGATCAGCCGCAGGATTAG
- a CDS encoding sigma-70 family RNA polymerase sigma factor — MPHDDRSSLIPLLDRARSGEASARDELFAKCRNYVAVIAQSRLESWMHAKVDASDLVQQTLLEAFRGIEDFRGQTDAEWLAWLRQILSHNTNDFIRRYRTDKRAVGRERSLAPAEPDDSRAPGRDPADPGKTPSQIVADHERDIQIADAIARLAEDHRQVILLRNLQRLPFDEIARRMDRSRPAVQMLWMRALRKLEELLHQPDS; from the coding sequence ATGCCCCATGACGATCGTTCGAGTCTGATTCCGCTGCTCGACCGGGCCCGCTCCGGCGAAGCCTCCGCACGCGACGAACTGTTCGCCAAGTGCCGCAATTACGTCGCCGTCATTGCGCAGTCCCGGCTCGAAAGCTGGATGCACGCGAAGGTTGATGCCTCCGATCTCGTCCAGCAGACGCTGCTCGAAGCCTTTCGCGGAATTGAGGACTTTCGCGGGCAGACCGACGCCGAATGGCTCGCCTGGCTCCGCCAGATCCTCTCCCACAACACGAACGACTTTATACGCCGCTACCGAACCGACAAACGGGCCGTCGGTCGCGAGCGATCCCTCGCCCCCGCGGAGCCCGATGATAGCCGCGCTCCGGGACGCGATCCGGCAGACCCCGGCAAAACCCCGAGCCAGATCGTCGCCGACCACGAACGGGACATTCAGATCGCCGACGCGATCGCCCGGCTCGCCGAAGACCACCGACAGGTCATCCTGCTCCGCAATCTGCAGCGACTCCCCTTTGACGAGATCGCCCGCCGCATGGACCGCAGCCGCCCCGCCGTCCAGATGCTCTGGATGCGGGCTCTCCGCAAGCTCGAAGAACTCCTGCATCAGCCGGACTCATGA
- a CDS encoding serine/threonine-protein kinase — translation MTPHPPDSGSDDEFDEHEQRLFEVLDEFVERGQLESSRVSPAEQFPDLPDLLDCLGSLESLAEVTAPRPPAAVGETVLFGEASGPPSASHGSSTFNLENRLFGPYRLIEQIGSGGMGVVYRAEHQSLRSIVALKMIRSRQLATDEEISRFYREARAAAAVSHPNIVSVHDVGEFDGHHYLAMDYVEGDNLADLLQSGPLEPNRAAEILMQVARAAEYLHRHSVVHRDLKPSNILLDADGRPRVTDFGLAKVFDTDDSQTRTGTIIGTPAYMSPEQASGKASAVSPLSDVYSLGAILYEMLTGQPPFRYENPLDTLLSVLESEPTPPSRLRTGVPADLERICLTCLEKDPERRYPSAAALADDLQHVIAEEPITLPATNWWHRLSRWARREPELVSRCVGIVPAATIIQVNYQLSSDIRMYDHAVVMLALLLWLLVAVVLQKLQNRVTAPRLIPSGWCLADATFFTASVAFGARQPIELLLIGYPALIVASGLWFQVRLVWLMTAASLVGFDFLLLTSLAPDTPRQYPWMYAAALIAIGAIVAWQVRRIRILSDLFERKSG, via the coding sequence ATGACCCCGCACCCGCCCGACTCCGGAAGCGACGACGAATTCGACGAACACGAGCAGCGGCTGTTCGAAGTGCTCGATGAATTCGTCGAGCGCGGCCAGCTCGAAAGCAGCCGCGTCTCCCCTGCGGAACAGTTTCCCGACCTCCCCGACCTGCTCGACTGCCTGGGATCACTGGAATCCCTCGCCGAAGTGACCGCGCCGCGACCACCTGCCGCCGTCGGTGAAACAGTCCTCTTCGGAGAGGCATCCGGCCCGCCGTCCGCTTCGCATGGCTCGTCGACCTTCAACCTCGAGAACCGCCTGTTCGGTCCGTACCGGCTGATCGAGCAGATCGGCAGCGGGGGCATGGGAGTCGTCTACCGGGCCGAACATCAGTCTCTCCGTTCGATCGTCGCGCTGAAGATGATCCGCTCACGGCAGCTGGCAACCGACGAAGAGATCTCCCGCTTCTACCGCGAGGCCCGGGCCGCGGCTGCCGTCTCGCATCCGAATATCGTCTCGGTCCACGACGTCGGCGAGTTCGACGGGCATCACTATCTGGCGATGGATTACGTCGAGGGAGACAATCTCGCCGATCTTCTGCAGTCCGGTCCGCTCGAACCGAATCGGGCCGCGGAGATCCTCATGCAGGTCGCCCGCGCCGCCGAGTACCTGCACCGGCACAGCGTCGTGCACCGGGACCTCAAGCCCTCCAACATCCTGCTCGATGCCGACGGCCGCCCCCGCGTCACCGACTTCGGCCTGGCCAAGGTGTTCGATACCGACGATTCGCAGACGCGGACCGGCACCATCATCGGCACGCCGGCCTACATGTCTCCCGAGCAGGCGTCGGGAAAGGCGTCTGCCGTTTCGCCGCTCAGCGACGTCTACAGCCTGGGAGCGATCCTTTATGAGATGCTCACCGGTCAGCCGCCGTTCCGCTATGAGAACCCCCTCGACACGCTGCTCAGCGTTCTCGAAAGCGAGCCGACGCCTCCGTCCCGCCTGCGGACCGGCGTTCCTGCCGACCTCGAACGTATCTGCCTCACCTGTCTGGAGAAGGATCCCGAACGACGCTATCCCTCGGCAGCTGCGCTGGCCGACGATCTGCAACACGTCATTGCGGAGGAGCCGATTACGCTGCCGGCGACGAACTGGTGGCATCGCCTGTCCCGCTGGGCCCGCCGGGAGCCGGAGCTGGTTTCCCGCTGCGTGGGCATCGTTCCGGCCGCCACGATTATCCAGGTGAACTACCAGCTCAGCAGCGACATCCGCATGTACGATCATGCCGTCGTGATGCTGGCCCTGTTGTTGTGGCTGCTCGTGGCGGTGGTCCTCCAGAAACTGCAGAACCGCGTGACCGCACCGCGGCTGATCCCCTCCGGCTGGTGCCTGGCGGACGCCACCTTCTTTACTGCCAGCGTCGCCTTCGGAGCCCGTCAGCCGATCGAACTGCTCCTCATCGGTTACCCGGCCCTGATCGTCGCTTCGGGCCTGTGGTTCCAGGTGCGGCTGGTCTGGCTGATGACCGCCGCCTCGCTGGTCGGTTTCGACTTCCTGCTGCTGACGAGCCTGGCTCCCGATACACCGCGGCAGTATCCATGGATGTACGCCGCCGCCCTGATCGCCATCGGTGCGATCGTCGCCTGGCAGGTCCGCCGCATCCGCATCCTGAGTGATCTGTTTGAGAGGAAGAGTGGGTAG
- a CDS encoding HAD family hydrolase, which yields MSDPLVELYRSRTSPLEAVPTEESPRTEPLDDIRAVLFDIYGTLVISGSGDVGTSGTESQPDAFLATLESVGLEHRIAGADGVAGFEQAIRDTHVEAKGAGIEFPEVEIREIWRLMLNRFEEAGQLSGSSDLTDEQIARLAIEYEVRTNPVWPMPGARDCLATLRERGLKLGIVSNAQFYTPLMLEAFFDAPPEQLGIEPDLCYWSYRHREAKPSRKLYELACDGLADMGISPAQVLYVGNDMLKDVWPAQAVGFRTALFAGDARSLRKREDDERIRGVDPDLVVTELTQIAESVAAGE from the coding sequence ATGAGTGATCCACTTGTCGAACTGTATCGGAGTCGGACTTCGCCCCTGGAGGCGGTTCCGACCGAAGAATCCCCCCGTACGGAGCCGCTCGACGACATCCGGGCGGTCCTGTTTGACATTTACGGGACGCTGGTGATCAGCGGCAGCGGGGACGTCGGAACGTCGGGCACGGAATCCCAACCGGACGCGTTTCTGGCGACGCTGGAATCGGTGGGGCTCGAACACCGGATCGCAGGTGCAGACGGCGTTGCGGGTTTCGAGCAGGCGATCCGAGACACCCATGTCGAGGCGAAAGGGGCGGGGATCGAGTTTCCGGAAGTCGAAATCCGCGAGATCTGGCGGTTGATGCTGAACCGTTTTGAAGAGGCCGGCCAACTGTCCGGTTCGTCCGACCTGACCGACGAGCAGATTGCCCGGCTGGCGATTGAATACGAAGTGCGTACGAATCCGGTCTGGCCGATGCCCGGGGCCCGCGACTGCCTGGCCACGCTGCGGGAACGCGGACTGAAGCTGGGGATCGTCAGCAACGCGCAGTTCTACACGCCGTTGATGCTCGAGGCGTTCTTCGACGCACCACCGGAGCAACTCGGGATCGAGCCGGACCTGTGCTACTGGTCCTATCGCCACCGCGAGGCCAAACCGAGCCGGAAGCTGTATGAACTGGCGTGTGACGGGCTGGCGGATATGGGGATCTCCCCCGCCCAGGTGCTGTACGTGGGGAACGACATGCTCAAGGACGTGTGGCCGGCCCAGGCGGTCGGGTTTCGCACGGCCCTGTTCGCAGGCGATGCCCGCAGTCTGCGCAAGCGTGAGGACGATGAGCGCATCCGCGGAGTCGATCCGGACCTGGTGGTCACCGAGTTGACGCAGATCGCCGAAAGCGTCGCTGCTGGCGAATAA
- a CDS encoding glycosyltransferase family 4 protein — protein MSQRNIGFISTRFAGTDGVSLESSKWAQVLWDHRHVSYWYAGKLDRDEGTSMMVPEAYFGHPDVEAITRQGFGALKRSRALTEQVYQLASHLKDTLYEFVKNYEIDILCIQNALCIPMHIPLGVAITHFIAETEFPVIAHHHDFYWERDRFKVNAVSDFLEMAFPPRLPTIEHVTINSAAQVDLAHRKGVSSILVPNVLDFETPAPGIDEFNYDFRERIGLSADDILVLQPTRVVPRKGIEHAIALLGQLKDPRMKLIVTHASGDEGHEYQHALIELAEHHGVDMRFVDHLVGDERYEYQDGSKTYSLWDTYPHADLVTYPSLYEGFGNALLEAFYFRKPVLVNRYSIYQTDIEPKGFKVLSMNGYLTRNLHEHVRHVIDDAEYRSEMVNHNYELATRFFSYSVLRRKLRAIIYNLTGQDELRPTSEAGSSPIAPTA, from the coding sequence ATGAGCCAGCGTAACATCGGATTCATTTCCACACGGTTTGCCGGGACCGACGGAGTCTCTCTCGAAAGCTCGAAGTGGGCACAGGTGCTCTGGGATCACCGGCACGTCAGCTACTGGTATGCCGGCAAGCTCGACCGCGACGAAGGGACGAGCATGATGGTCCCTGAAGCGTATTTCGGGCATCCGGACGTCGAGGCGATCACCCGCCAGGGATTCGGGGCTCTGAAACGGAGCCGCGCGCTGACCGAACAGGTCTACCAGCTGGCCAGCCATCTGAAGGATACGCTGTACGAGTTCGTCAAGAACTATGAGATCGACATTCTGTGCATCCAGAACGCGCTCTGCATTCCGATGCACATTCCGCTGGGCGTGGCGATTACGCACTTCATCGCCGAGACCGAATTCCCGGTCATCGCCCACCACCACGACTTCTACTGGGAGCGGGACCGCTTCAAGGTGAACGCGGTCTCCGACTTCCTCGAAATGGCGTTTCCGCCGCGGCTCCCCACGATCGAACATGTGACGATCAACTCGGCGGCCCAGGTCGATCTGGCCCACCGGAAGGGGGTCTCGTCGATTCTGGTGCCGAACGTGCTCGACTTCGAAACGCCGGCCCCGGGGATCGATGAGTTCAACTACGACTTCCGCGAACGGATCGGCCTGAGTGCCGACGACATTCTCGTTCTGCAGCCGACCCGCGTTGTTCCCCGCAAGGGCATCGAGCACGCGATTGCCCTGCTCGGCCAGCTGAAAGACCCGCGGATGAAGCTGATCGTGACGCACGCCTCCGGCGATGAGGGACACGAGTACCAGCACGCGCTGATCGAACTGGCCGAGCATCACGGCGTCGACATGCGGTTCGTCGACCATCTTGTCGGCGACGAACGGTACGAATACCAGGACGGCTCGAAGACGTACTCTCTGTGGGACACGTACCCGCATGCCGATCTGGTGACGTACCCAAGTCTGTACGAAGGCTTCGGCAACGCATTGCTGGAAGCGTTCTACTTCCGCAAACCGGTGCTGGTGAACCGGTACTCGATCTATCAGACCGACATCGAGCCGAAGGGCTTCAAGGTTCTCTCGATGAACGGGTACCTGACGCGGAACCTGCACGAGCATGTGCGGCACGTGATTGACGACGCGGAATACCGCTCCGAGATGGTCAACCACAATTACGAGCTGGCGACGCGATTCTTCAGCTATTCGGTGCTGCGTCGGAAGCTGCGGGCGATCATCTATAACCTGACGGGCCAGGACGAACTGCGGCCGACGAGTGAAGCGGGCAGCAGTCCGATCGCGCCGACCGCGTGA
- a CDS encoding glucosyl-3-phosphoglycerate synthase encodes MNRDQWLAERTFHHSNFWDIKWLVQEKERQGLTISLCLPALNEAATIGKEIVILKSELKDRYPLVDEIVVIDSGSTDATREIAASFGAEVYLAEEQLTECGDRKGKGENLWKALHLLKGDLIVYVDSDINNIHPRFVYGLVGPLIRDPDIHYVKAFYDRPLAFSTGYRPSGGGRVTEILVRPLFSLFYPDLTAIIQPLSGEYAGRRSILEQIPFPVGYGVETAMLIDIYEKMGLSAFAQTDLDTRVHRNQETIALGRMAFGILRTFFNRLTRQQRLQLQEVLPTIMRQHQVDDGNFTLIDYNIEEFERPPIIEIESYMRKFHPDGVPVSS; translated from the coding sequence ATGAACCGTGACCAGTGGCTCGCTGAGCGGACCTTCCACCACAGCAACTTCTGGGACATCAAGTGGCTGGTCCAGGAGAAGGAACGGCAGGGACTGACGATCTCGCTGTGTCTGCCGGCGCTGAACGAGGCGGCGACGATCGGCAAGGAAATCGTCATCCTCAAGTCGGAGCTGAAGGACCGCTACCCGCTTGTCGACGAGATCGTCGTCATCGACTCGGGCAGCACCGACGCGACCCGCGAGATCGCAGCCAGCTTCGGGGCCGAGGTGTATCTGGCCGAAGAGCAGCTGACCGAGTGCGGCGACCGCAAGGGGAAGGGGGAGAACCTCTGGAAGGCCCTGCACCTTCTCAAGGGGGATCTGATCGTCTACGTCGACTCGGACATCAACAACATCCACCCCCGGTTCGTCTACGGCCTGGTCGGACCGCTGATCCGCGACCCCGACATTCACTATGTGAAGGCGTTCTACGATCGACCGCTGGCGTTCTCGACCGGCTATCGACCGAGCGGTGGCGGTCGCGTGACGGAAATCCTCGTCCGGCCCCTGTTCAGCCTGTTCTACCCGGATCTGACGGCGATCATCCAGCCGCTCTCCGGCGAGTATGCCGGCCGGCGATCGATTCTGGAGCAGATTCCGTTTCCGGTCGGGTACGGTGTCGAGACGGCCATGCTGATCGACATATACGAGAAGATGGGCCTGTCCGCCTTTGCCCAGACGGATCTCGACACACGGGTCCACCGCAACCAGGAAACAATCGCACTGGGGCGGATGGCGTTCGGCATCCTGCGGACGTTCTTCAACCGCCTGACGCGTCAGCAGCGACTGCAGCTGCAGGAAGTGTTGCCGACGATCATGCGACAGCACCAGGTCGATGACGGAAACTTCACGCTGATCGACTACAACATCGAAGAGTTCGAGCGTCCGCCGATCATCGAGATCGAATCGTACATGCGGAAGTTTCACCCCGACGGTGTCCCGGTGAGTTCCTGA
- a CDS encoding glycosyltransferase family protein yields the protein MNVALLHYHLNPGGVTRVMANHLLALDLACPAGERIRVAILFDGQKQGWPDDVDAQLQNVDVTYLPVQELAYDVDDRPDPDALAAALTQAFADADFPAGETIIHAHNHALGKNASLPGALARLAEQGTPLLLQVHDFAEDFRPRNYGHLRAALGSEGLSVRLYPQGTQVHYAALNRRDQDALRTLGVAEDRLHFLPNPVPPLPERPPREEARAALERAFGIGADQPYVLYPVRGIRRKNLGEFVLLSQVLQRQQPDVFFGLTLAPLNPHERRFYDRWAEVVRQHNLPCHLETGGEGGLTFAQNLAAADRIVTTSVAEGFGMVYLEAWLADRLLVGRNLPEITADFDASGLKLDQLYDHLFVPIDWIGRDAYARALGEAWTTLCSVYGRPEPSREQLDAAVEGHLQGESIDFGDLNEAQQESVIERLAGDPAASDQLFELNPSLGSFTEEPKEIVAANREVVEREYALTPSGERLISIYSDVLGSERQARLTGPDDGDRLLELFLDGRRIRLIRD from the coding sequence ATGAACGTCGCGCTGCTGCACTATCATCTGAATCCCGGCGGAGTGACGCGGGTGATGGCGAATCACCTGCTCGCGCTCGACCTGGCGTGCCCGGCCGGCGAGCGGATCCGGGTGGCGATTCTGTTCGACGGGCAGAAGCAGGGCTGGCCCGACGACGTCGACGCGCAGCTGCAGAACGTCGACGTCACGTACCTGCCGGTCCAGGAACTCGCTTACGACGTCGATGACCGCCCAGATCCGGACGCTCTGGCCGCGGCGTTGACGCAGGCGTTCGCGGACGCCGACTTTCCGGCCGGCGAGACGATCATTCACGCCCACAACCATGCGCTCGGCAAGAATGCGTCACTGCCGGGCGCACTGGCACGGCTGGCGGAGCAGGGGACGCCGCTGCTGCTTCAGGTCCATGATTTCGCGGAAGACTTTCGTCCCCGCAACTACGGCCATTTGCGTGCGGCGCTGGGAAGCGAAGGTCTGAGCGTTCGGTTGTATCCACAGGGAACACAGGTGCATTACGCGGCTCTCAATCGCCGCGACCAGGACGCGTTGCGGACGCTGGGTGTTGCCGAAGATCGCCTGCACTTCCTTCCCAACCCGGTTCCTCCGTTGCCGGAGCGGCCGCCTCGCGAAGAGGCGCGGGCGGCACTGGAACGGGCGTTTGGCATCGGGGCCGATCAGCCGTACGTGCTGTACCCGGTGCGAGGCATCCGCCGGAAGAACCTGGGAGAGTTCGTCCTGCTTTCACAGGTGCTGCAGCGACAGCAGCCGGACGTCTTCTTTGGACTGACACTCGCGCCGCTGAACCCGCACGAACGGCGGTTCTACGATCGCTGGGCCGAGGTCGTCCGGCAACATAATCTGCCGTGTCACCTCGAAACGGGAGGCGAGGGGGGGCTCACCTTCGCCCAGAATCTGGCCGCCGCCGATCGCATCGTGACCACCAGCGTGGCGGAAGGGTTCGGGATGGTCTACCTGGAGGCGTGGCTGGCGGACCGGTTGCTGGTGGGGCGAAACCTGCCGGAGATCACCGCGGACTTCGATGCTTCCGGACTGAAACTGGACCAATTGTACGACCACCTGTTCGTGCCGATCGACTGGATCGGCCGCGACGCCTATGCACGTGCGCTCGGCGAAGCGTGGACGACGCTCTGCTCGGTCTACGGACGTCCCGAGCCGAGCCGGGAACAACTCGATGCCGCGGTCGAGGGGCACCTGCAGGGCGAATCGATCGACTTCGGCGATCTGAATGAAGCCCAGCAGGAGTCGGTCATCGAACGCCTGGCCGGTGATCCGGCAGCAAGCGATCAACTGTTCGAGCTCAACCCGTCGCTGGGATCGTTCACCGAGGAACCGAAGGAGATCGTCGCCGCCAACCGCGAGGTTGTTGAGCGGGAGTACGCCCTGACGCCGAGCGGCGAGCGACTGATCTCGATCTATTCCGACGTTCTTGGCAGCGAACGGCAGGCACGGCTGACCGGACCGGACGACGGCGACCGCCTGCTCGAACTGTTTCTCGACGGACGCCGGATCCGTCTGATTCGTGACTGA